A single region of the Chiroxiphia lanceolata isolate bChiLan1 chromosome 20, bChiLan1.pri, whole genome shotgun sequence genome encodes:
- the DHX40 gene encoding probable ATP-dependent RNA helicase DHX40 isoform X3 translates to MCLAKHGAIGVTQPRRVATMSVAQRVAEEMGCALGTLVGYQVRFDDCTSEDTAIRYMTDGCLLRQILTDPLLSKYSIIILDEAHERSLSTDILFGLLKKLFLQKKPPDRKTEMKVVVMSATLEVDKLSEFFGHCSVLHIPGRSYPVKEIFCNLLSPRDVGSSAYVTEAVKVTLDVHLNEPEGDILVFLTGQIEIEKACDLLFKKAESIDYRYEVHDQAVEGLLILPLYGSMSTDQQKRIFLPAPTGIRKCVVSTNIAATSLTIEGVRYVVDSGFVKQLNHNPRVGLDILEVVPISKSEAKQRAGRAGRTSSGKSYRLYSREFWEQCMPDHTVPEIRRTSLTSVILTLKCLSVHDVIRFPYLDPPEERHILEALKELYQCSAIDRRGHVTRLGEFLVQFPLPPNLSCAVIKAASLDCEDLLLPIAAMLSVENVFIRPGDPQKQKEAELQHQELSSQVGGCNDFATLLNIFEQCKASKSPSAWCQRHWIHWRALKSAFSVEKQLREITSKLKELPDFPKETFEGSRTEILRRCLCAGYFINVARRSAARTFCTMDGHGSIVYIHPSSTLYNQETLLEWIIFHDVTVTSKIYVRTVCPVRYEWVKDLLPRLHQIDAYELSSVAREEVTEEEITRWKHREDLKRQFERATDNSAKKMERRNDDQSILDARARYLERKQQRAQGLGGPVKETG, encoded by the exons GACACTGCCATCAGGTATATGACTGATGGCTGCCTGTTGAGGCAAATCCTGACAGACCCCCTCCTCAGCAAGTACAGCATCATCATTTTGGATGAAGCCCATGAGCGCAGCCTCAGCACT gatattttatttggtttgctGAAGAAACTCTTTCTACAGAAGAAACCCCCGGACAGGAAGACGGAGATGAAGGTGGTGGTGATGTCGGCCACCCTGGAGGTGGACAAGCTCTCCGAGTTCTTTGGAcactgctcagtgctgcacaTTCCAGGGAGGAGTTACCCTGTCAAGGAGATATTCTGCAAcctgctgagccccagggaCGTGGGCAGCTCTGCCTATGTCACAGAG GCTGTAAAAGTCACGCTGGATGTCCACCTGAACGAACCAGAAGGCGACATCTTGGTCTTCCTGACAG GTCAAATTGAGATAGAAAAAGCCTGTGACTTGCTCTTCAAGAAAGCAGAGTCTATTGATTACCGCTACGAGGTGCACGATCAGGCCGTGGAGGGGTTGCTTATCCTACCTCTGTATGGCTCAATGTCAACAG ATCAAcagaaaaggatatttttgCCAGCTCCTACGGGCATTAGAAAATGTGTGGTGTCCACAAACATTGCTGCAACATCTCTGACCATCGAAGGAGTCAG GTACGTCGTAGACAGCGGGTTTGTGAAGCAGCTGAATCACAACCCCCGAGTTGGCTTGGACATACTGGAGGTGGTTCCCATTTCGAA GAGCGAGGCGAAGCAGCGAGCTGGCCGAGCCGGCAGGACCTCGTCCGGGAAGAGCTACCGGCTGTACAGCAGGGAGTTCTGGGAGCAGTGCATGCCTGACCACACTGTCCCAGAGATCAGGAGGACCAGCCTGACATCTGTCATCCTGACCTTGAAGTGCCTCTCCGTGCATGATGTCATCAG atttCCCTATTTGGACCCCCCTGAAGAAAGACATATTTTAGAAGCTCTCAAGGAACTTTACCAGTGCAGTGCTATTGACAG GAGAGGCCATGTGACAAGACTGGGAGAATTCCTGGTGCagtttcccctccctcccaacctgagctgtgctgtcatAAAAGCTGCTTCCCTTGACTGTGAGGATCTCCTGCTTCCCATTGCAGCCATGCTGTCCGTGGAAAACGTCTTCATCCGGCCAG GTGATCCTCAGAAGCAAAAGGAGGCTGAGCTTCAACACCAGGAACTTTCCTCACAAGTGGGAGGATGCAATGACTTTGCAACcctcttaaatatttttgaacagtGCAAAGCAAG CAAGTCTCCCTCAGCCTGGTGCCAGAGACACTGGATCCATTGGAGGgctttaaaatctgcttttagcGTGGAAAAACAGCTCCGGGAAATCACCAGTAAACTGAAAGAg CTGCCAGACTTCCCCAAAGAGACATTTGAAGGCTCCAGAACTGAGATACTGAGGAGGTGCCTGTGTGCAGGATACTTCATCAATGTAGCTCGGAG ATCTGCAGCCAGGACATTCTGCACAATGGACGGACATGGCAGCATTGTCTACATCCACCCCTCATCCACA CTGTACAACCAGGAGACTCTGCTGGAGTGGATCATCTTCCACGACGTCACCGTGACGTCCAAGATCTACGTGCGGACGGTGTGTCCCGTGCGCTACGAGTGGGTCAAGgacctgctgcccaggctgcacCAGATCGATGCCTACGAGCTGAGCAGCGTGGCCAGGGAGGAGGTGACAGAGGAGGAAATCACCAGGTGGAAGCACAGGGAGGACCTGAAGAGGCAGTTTG aAAGAGCCACAGACAACTCTGCCAAGAAGATGGAGAGAAGGAATGATGATCAGTCCATCCTGGATGCCAGAGCCCGTTACCTGGAGAGGAAGCAGCAAAGGGCACAGGGTTTAGGTGGCCCAGTGAAAGAAACGGGGTGA